A portion of the Babylonia areolata isolate BAREFJ2019XMU chromosome 4, ASM4173473v1, whole genome shotgun sequence genome contains these proteins:
- the LOC143281235 gene encoding transcription initiation factor TFIID subunit 8-like translates to MSLDVDGHATSRRKALKVAVAALTSEVGFGMAEESALETLVEALQAYIAEIGHSTRAYAELGGRTEPMVSDVVITLVDMGLDIRGIPTHAKRANKSVFIPPAVSSHNPTPKTLQVGERRPHPTHIPDHLPSFPDPHTYIKTDAVRQPFNEYQLIRERAATQKRDVERALTRLIARTGETQSLFKDDFSAYPLIAVKDNALPLMDALLPKDQDLDSQEQEVHPTKSSTSTALPPSAMESSSSAPGLEDNGDSQMGGATMEDASQFLQSQDSNESETIDNPYLRGVRLPRRKRVS, encoded by the exons ATGTCCCTTGACGTCGATGGACATGCAACTTCTCGACGGAAGGCGCTTAAAGTTGCCGTTGCGGCATTGACTTCTGAAGTCGGTTTTGGAATGGCAGAGGAATCAGCACTTGAAACATTAGTTGAGGCTCTGCAAGCAT atattgcaGAAATTGGTCATTCTACAAGGGCTTATGCAGAGCTTGGTGGCCGCACAGAACCcatggtcagtgatgttgttATTACACTGGTTGATATGG GTCTTGATATCAGAGGAATTCCTACACATGCCAAGAGAGCTAATAAATCTGTCTTCATTCCTC CTGCTGTTAGCAGTCACAACCCAACACCAAAGACACTGCAGGTGGGAGAAAGACGACCTCATCCGACACACATACCAGACCACCTGCCATCTTTTCCCGATCCACACACCTACATCAAGACTGAT GCAGTCCGGCAACCCTTCAATGAATATCAGCTGATCCGAGAGAGAGCAGCCACACAGAAGAGGGATGTTGAACGAGCCTTAACTCGACTCATTGCCAGGACAGGGGAAACACAGAGTCTGTTCAAAGATGACTTCTCTGCTTATCCCT TGATCGCCGTCAAGGACAATGCTCTTCCTCTGATGGATGCCCTCTTGCCCAAAGACCAGGACCTGGATTCCCAAGAGCAGGAGGTGCATCCCACCAAATCGTCGACAAGCACCGCCCTGCCCCCCTCAGCCATGGAGAGCAGCAGCTCAGCCCCAGGGCTGGAGGACAACGGCGACAGTCAGATGGGCGGGGCCACCATGGAAGATGCTTCGCAGTTTCTGCAGTCTCAGGACTCAAACGAATCAGAAACTATCGACAACCCCTACCTCAGAGGTGTTCGCTTGCCCAGAAGAAAGAGAGTTAGCTGA
- the LOC143281233 gene encoding uncharacterized protein LOC143281233: protein MIFLHFLRTRSSKQARSSEEDDTIDLLMNCAVDGEAVWPGQRHNSLTTLKDGDAAEGMIYSPPLKSPHKEMAADTCNEELEDKTTSGHVCDPPEPDADLTVKTLLLGTSGTENELLKSSDKNDTNESCQTSSPNSAAQEDRSLLKVEITEDVPVTDSQEITQPQRSEDFEPNKVTADIQESSESATQSPKYENHSGKLLMNLGDRTLSLGVDDSSKPVLEMQEAEAMTLFLTKGTLPCESNEDVKRGAGDGRNVDVPGADVSDENQVADEKAGIDAMLDTRSKSSCQLEQIQAVQSEMESVHNIVPLNTELPHNQESIHNIVPHDTQLPQNQQSTENDSSAACAPANHQPQGEPHVMADAGQEADSSTVCGHNTLSHHVIHGAAAASFEEERMADNLLLPERPTSPGAAASEGEWQIVPLHRVFAHTNLGGLAASASPTHSHIHTDGLQETDSDTHQTVDGLGNDSSIFIEVQTAETTNILAPSLPEESLAQLDQTAQAPDSPSPGHPEQDELCSGYGYVPNAYDAAEGNTQDETTNILAPSLPEESVVQQDQTAQASDSLTQGHPEQDELCSGYGDVPNTDDTTEGKTNNETTDSLAPSLLDESLAQQDKTIQPPGSLIHGHPEQNQLCSKFGDVPKTDDPAKYKIQDETSENLEYSVHEANEKGGTEDAQRIVAAVQLQGNGVDTAPEKEQITSDQLTEASALKVHPDAGSDLQDVKAEQE from the exons atgatattccttcactttttacgaacaaggtcttcaaaacaagcacg AAGCAGTGAAGAAGACGATACGATTGACCTGCTGATGAATTGTGCCGTGGATGGTGAGGCGGTGTGGCCGGGCCAGCGTCACAACAGTCTGACCACACTCAAAGATGGGGATGCTGCAGAGGGTATGATATACTCACCTCCATTGAAGTCGCCACACAAAGAGATGGCTGCAGACACATGCAATGAAGAACTGGAAGATAAAACCACATCAGGTCATGTGTGTGATCCACCTGAACCAGATGCAGACCTCACAGTAAAGACTTTGTTACTGGGGACGTCAGGCACTGAAAACGAGTTGCTGAAAAGCAGTGATAAAAATGACACAAATGAAAGCTGTCAAACATCTTCACCTAATTCTGCAGCACAAGAAGACAGATCACTGCTCAAAGTGGAAATTACTGAAGATGTGCCAGTTACGGACAGTCAAGAAATTACTCAGCCTCAAAGATCTGAAGATTTCGAGCCAAACAAGGTGACAGCTGACATCCAAGAGTCTTCAGAAAGTGCCACACAATCCCCAAAATATGAAAATCACTCAGGCAAACTTCTCATGAATTTGGGTGACCGTACTTTATCTCTTGGTGTTGATGATTCATCAAAACCAGTTCTAGAAATGCAGGAAGCTGAAGCCATGACTTTGTTTCTTACGAAAGGTACCCTGCCATGTGAAAGCAATGAAGATGTGAAAAGAGGTGCTGGAGATGGTAGGAATGTGgatgttcctggagctgatgtaTCGGATGAAAACCAGGTTGCTGATGAGAAGGCAGGAATTGATGCAATGTTAGACACCAGATCTAAGTCATCATGTCAGCTTGAACAGATACAGGCTGTACAAAGTGAAATGGAAAGCGTACACAATATTGTACCACTAAACACAGAGCTGCCACATAACCAGGAAAGCATACACAATATTGTACCACATGACACACAGCTGCCACAGAACCAGCAGTCCACAGAAAATGACAGCAGTGCAGCCTGTGCTCCAGCCAACCACCAGCCACAAGGTGAGCCCCATGTTATGGCTGATGCAGGCCAGGAAGCTGACAGCAGCACAGTTTGTGGTCATAACACTCTAAGTCATCATGTCATTCATGGGGCTGCTGCAGCCTCTTTTGAGGAAGAGAGAATGGCCGACAATTTGCTCTTACCTGAGAGACCCACAAGTCCTGGGGCAGCAGCATCAGAAGGGGAATGGCAAATTGTGCCTCTGCATCGCGTGTTTGCCCACACCAATCTTGGAGGATTGGCAGCCTCTGCTTCACCCACTCACTCGCATATCCACACTGATGGTTTACAAGAAACAGATTCTGACACCCATCAGACTGTCGATGGGCTTGGAAATGATTCCAGCATTTTCATAGAAGTTCAAACAGCTGAAACTACAAATATTTTGGCCCCGTCTCTGCCAGAGGAATCACTTGCTCAGTTAGATCAGACTGCCCAGGCACCTGACAGCCCTTCTCCGGGACATCCTGAACAAGATGAGTTATGTTCTGGATATGGATATGTCCCCAACGCATATGATGCAGCAGAAGGTAATACCCAAGATGAAACTACAAATATTTTGGCTCCATCTCTTCCAGAGGAATCAGTTGTTCAGCAAGACCAGACTGCCCAAGCATCAGACAGCCTTACCCAGGGACATCCTGAACAAGATGAGTTATGTTCTGGATATGGAGACGTCCCCAACACAGATGATACAACAGAAGGTAAAACCAACAATGAAACTACAGATAGTTTGGCCCCGTCTCTGCTAGATGAATCACTTGCTCAGCAAGACAAGACCATCCAACCACCTGGCAGCCTTATTCACGGACATCCTGAACAAAATCAGTTATGTTCTAAATTTGGAGATGTCCCAAAGACAGATGATCCAGCAAAATATAAAATCCAAGATGAAACTTCTGAAAATTTGGAATACAGTGTTCATGAAGCAAATGAGAAGGGAGGTACAGAAGATGCACAAAGGATAGTTGCAGCAGTACAGCTGCAGGGAAACGGTGTCGACACAGCACCAGAGAAGGAACAAATAACCAGTGACCAGTTGACTGAAGCATCAGCATTAAAAGTTCACCCTGACGCTGGGTCTGATCTACAAGATGTCAAGGCAGAACAAGAGTAG